ATGAAAAGTACacacaggttttggagcaacatacGCTGCAATCCAGATGACGTCTTTTTCACAGGCATCCCTGCTTGTGCCAGCAAGAAGATGCCAAGAAACATTCTGTACGTGTTACAGCAGCGTGGCTTTGTAGTTACAGAGTGCGGGCACTCGACTGGCCCGCCTGCAGCCCAGACTTGTCTCCCATTGTGACATAAATGTGTGGCATAAAATTCAAGAACTGAGACCAAGGACTATTGAGCAACTGAAGTGGTATATCAAGCAAGAATGGAAAAGATTTTCACTTCTAAAACTTAAACAAttagtgtcctcagtgtccaaATGCTTACTGAGCGGTGTTAAAAGACAAGATGATGTAACACAGTGGTAAACATGCCTGTGTCCCGACTTTCTGGAAAGtgttgcaggcatcaaattcagaacaatGTATTTTTACAAAAAGCAACAAAGTTTGAATGTGAACATTAAATACCTTGttattgtactgtatattatactgtgaaaaggatttgcaaatcattgcattctgtcTACACTTTACACAGCACCAAACTTTAGTGAAGCAAGATTTGTAGATTAGTGACTTAGTTGAAAATTTTGCCCAGAAAAAAGGCCGTTGCCTCTTTCCAGATGGGTAGAAGGGTAGAACTCGAAAGATCTAAATGTGTAAGTATCAGGTTTGGGTTGATCTTCATCTGACCAGTCACCAGTGCAGAAATGTTTGTGCATCATCATGCTTGGCTTTGGATTGGCTAAACATTTGTCAGGGAGGTTTTGCCAGGGAGACAGAGCAGGATTCTGTCCTGTCACACGAGTAAGTGAACTCCTGCCAAGTCATGGACATGTTGTATATATGTCATTTAAACCAGTTTAGCTGTTTATCATGGTGTTTTCATATAGGGGCCTACATCGTTTGTGTACTTTGCTCTCAGTAACACTAAAGTAATGTGTGTGCCTTTATTGCTAGAAGTATTACAATTGTTATCAATGTTTAAAATTTGTATCTCCAACCTGAGTGATATCTAAGCAGcgcaaaatacaaaatattgattagatAAGTGTCACTTTTCTTGTACTAAAACTACTAATTACAAAAAATGACTTACAATTAAGTGGTCATTTTGGCAAATCTATTTCGTGGTGAGTAAGACCATCTGCATTATTATGCAGCTATTCCTATTTTGACTGTCAAGTGTAAaccaaattgttttttttgttttttttccactaggTGGTGCTGTTTGCTGGTAAATTGAACACCATTGCTGGTATTGTGACTATCTTCTTCTTGTTGGTCTATGCTGCTGTGAGCCTGGCCTGTTTGGCTCTTGAATGGGCCTCTGCACCAAACTTCAGGTACGGTGAAGAGTCAAGTTAACCTCTGTTTTAAATTTCATTCAATCATGGTTGAAGACGTGACTTTCATTCCATATCCTGTCATCGTTTCTTAATTCAGGCCCTCATTTCGTTGTTTTACGTGGCATACCTGCACACTGGGCATTCTTGGTTGCCTGGTCATGATGTTCCTGATCAATGCCATTTATGCATTTGCCAGCATAGCCTTTATGCTGCTGCTCATAATGCTTATCCACTACCTTGGACCAATCAGCAACTGGGGCTACATCAGCCAGGCTCTCATCTTCCACCAGGTGCACAGTCATAAAGAAGCCATCTTTCTTACATGACGCAATAATATGATGCAGGTTGCCATGAATTAGTACACCATCACATCTGTTTTTCATCCCATTTGTCTTCACTCAGGTGCGCAAATACCTGTTGATGTTGGATATGCGTAAGGATCATGTGAAGTTCTGGAGGCCCCAGATACTGCTGGTGGTAGCAAACCCTCGCAGCTGTACTGGTCTCATGACTTTCATTAATGACCTGAAGAAGAGTGGCCTGTATGTCCTGGGACATGTAAAACTGGGTGTACTGGGTAAGAACTGTGTAGTTCTGAGACagatatgtatattttttttattgatcatACTTAACCCAAAATgaagtttttattattaaacaCTCAGCTACTGAGGGCTTCAAAGTTGGCTGTTTATAGGTTGGTAGACATAGCCTTTGCATTCATCAGTTACAATGAAATCTAAGGTTTTCACAGTGAGGGGAAAAAGTGTCAAAATGTACTCATACAGTTCTTAAACCCCCCCTGCAGTGTCAGCCAGATATTTGCTGTCGAGCAGTATGCTTTGTATGCTCCAATCAGTCCCACTTTCATCAGAATACACCCAGATACACtgtgacaaacaacaaacaaacacatccagcCCTTGAAGGAATgacatgtctctctctcccacgcatctgacattttgtgtgtgattctgCAGACGGGTTGCCCTCTGATCCTCTGCAGAGCAGTTATGACTCCTGGCTGTCTCTCGTGGACCATCTAAACATCAAGGCGTTTGTCAACCTTACCCTGGCTGACTCTGTACGACACGGAGTTCAAAACCTGCTTTTCATCACAGGCTTTGGTAGGCAAGTTTACCATATTTCCGTACGATGATGTCATTTTCTCCATTGTTGAACTATGATTGTGTGTTACTTCACAAACCTTAACAGTTCTTAACCAAAATGTGCATTTGATATGTTTGTTTGCGTTTAGGGGCAATGAGGCCAAACACCCTGGTCTTGGGTTTCTATGATGACTGCACCCCTCAAGACCACCTCCAAGGTAAAATTCTCCTGTCGACAGGCTATGGCTTGGATACAGTGAGTCCATCCATAGACCCCCAAGAGCAGCGGTCTCCCTGCTTCCCGAGTGTGCGTGGTGCAGAGGAACCCAAAGACCTTCAGGAGGAGGAATATGTGTCAGTGATTGCTGACGCTGTAAAAATGGGCAAGAATGTGACACTGGCTCGTTACTTTAATCAGTTCAACCGGGAGGAGGTATTGGGGTCAGGAGGAAAAATCAGGGGCCACCGCAGCATGCCGGGGCCATTTGTTGACGTGTGGCCTCTGAATCTACTTCGACCAGACAGCAGTGGATATGTGGACATCTGCTCACTGTTCCTGTTGCAGATGGCCGGCGTGCTTCATGAGACCCGTGCCTGGAGCCAGGCAAGGCTCCGCCTCTTCCTGTGTGTCGAGGCTGGCTGCAGTCTGAAGgtagaggaggaaacaaagctCCGGGTGATGCTGAAGGAGCTCAGGCTCTCAGCTCAGGTGCAAACGGTGACATGGGACCAGGTGGTTGCTCTGCACTGGCAGAGGcaagaaggaaaggagagagagaatctGGTAGAAGCTGCGCAGAATGAGGACAGGAGGGACAGAaacgaggaagaggaagctgagAAGGAAGATGGTGTCCAACAATTTCCTAATAATGCTGCTCAGCTGACCGATGAATATATATGCGCCGTCAACAGTCTGATTCGCAGACACGGTGCCCCTCAGCCTGCAGTGCGTTTCCTGTATTTGCCACGCCCACCAGCTGACACAAGCCGTTACCATGCCTACCTGCACCATGTGGACCTGTTGACTCGAGACCTGGGCCCAACATTACTCATTCACGGGGTCACTCCTGTGGTCACAACTGACCTCTAAAATTTTACAATCAACTCATCAACCCATCAACCATCCCCACCTGGTGTGGTTCATTCGTGGGACTGTGACACCGGCACCACAGCAAACCAGTTTTATTCTTAGGTCACATCTGAATGCTTCCTTAGATATTGAAAATTCTGAATATATGTTGAGATTATGTTTTAGACTGTTTAGTCATCACCATGAATATAGTGA
The Chaetodon auriga isolate fChaAug3 chromosome 12, fChaAug3.hap1, whole genome shotgun sequence genome window above contains:
- the LOC143329520 gene encoding solute carrier family 12 member 9-like yields the protein MSEKTPLLHYRLTTTEPSDVSPHNGAKPGRDGQRRKDKTARKLGVVFGVVIPTLLSMFSVVVFLRIGFVVGQAGLYQAIAMFLVAYFIITMTVLSVCAISTNGALDAGGAYYMISRALGPEFGGSIGIMFFFANVCGSALYVLGLVEAVMSSFGIPEAVPGLHQVLPSGYWWSLLYGTVLLFLCFVVCLVGAHIYAKATFIIFIIVTTVLASIFISFFIVGPTVVILPDSLNSTSLSTANYSGFQLHTLKGNLLPSYTVDYTTGAMMSFASVFAVMFNGCTGIMAGSNMSGDLKNPSYSIPRGTLTAVLITFITYNVLSLLAACSCDRHLLQRDYSFLGDINIWPPLVTVGVYSSTVSAAMSNLIGASRILYALSKDNLFGGVLALVRKTSRSGNPWASVLVSWLLVQVVLFAGKLNTIAGIVTIFFLLVYAAVSLACLALEWASAPNFRPSFRCFTWHTCTLGILGCLVMMFLINAIYAFASIAFMLLLIMLIHYLGPISNWGYISQALIFHQVRKYLLMLDMRKDHVKFWRPQILLVVANPRSCTGLMTFINDLKKSGLYVLGHVKLGVLDGLPSDPLQSSYDSWLSLVDHLNIKAFVNLTLADSVRHGVQNLLFITGFGAMRPNTLVLGFYDDCTPQDHLQGKILLSTGYGLDTVSPSIDPQEQRSPCFPSVRGAEEPKDLQEEEYVSVIADAVKMGKNVTLARYFNQFNREEVLGSGGKIRGHRSMPGPFVDVWPLNLLRPDSSGYVDICSLFLLQMAGVLHETRAWSQARLRLFLCVEAGCSLKVEEETKLRVMLKELRLSAQVQTVTWDQVVALHWQRQEGKERENLVEAAQNEDRRDRNEEEEAEKEDGVQQFPNNAAQLTDEYICAVNSLIRRHGAPQPAVRFLYLPRPPADTSRYHAYLHHVDLLTRDLGPTLLIHGVTPVVTTDL